In Arthrobacter burdickii, one DNA window encodes the following:
- a CDS encoding SDR family oxidoreductase: MTPGAFDITGRLALVTGSSRGLGYALATGLAQSGARVVVHGRDAEAVAKAADGIGDATGTVPATTTFDVTDADAAAEGIAALVAEHGVPDILVNNAGIQRRAPFNDFDPADWDAIVTTNLSSVFYVSRQVTRRMAERGSGKVINIGSVQSMLARQTIAPYSATKGGVVMLTKGMAADLARFNIQVNAISPGYFATEMNRALVEDEAFNTWVINRTPAQRWGKFEELIGTLIYLASDASTFVSGQNIFVDGGMTSVV; the protein is encoded by the coding sequence ATGACACCCGGCGCCTTCGACATCACGGGCCGGCTGGCACTGGTCACCGGCTCCTCCCGAGGCCTGGGGTATGCCCTCGCCACGGGCCTGGCCCAGTCCGGCGCGCGCGTCGTGGTGCACGGACGCGACGCGGAGGCCGTGGCGAAGGCCGCCGACGGCATCGGCGACGCAACCGGCACCGTCCCGGCCACCACGACGTTCGACGTCACGGATGCCGACGCGGCCGCTGAAGGTATCGCGGCGCTCGTCGCGGAGCATGGCGTGCCGGACATCCTCGTCAACAATGCCGGTATCCAGCGGCGCGCGCCGTTCAACGACTTCGACCCGGCCGACTGGGACGCCATCGTCACGACGAACCTGTCGAGCGTCTTCTACGTCTCCCGGCAGGTCACCCGGCGGATGGCGGAGCGTGGCTCGGGCAAGGTCATCAACATCGGCTCGGTCCAGTCGATGCTCGCCCGGCAGACCATCGCCCCGTACTCCGCGACCAAGGGCGGTGTGGTCATGCTGACCAAGGGCATGGCGGCCGACCTCGCCCGGTTCAACATCCAGGTCAATGCGATCTCGCCGGGGTACTTCGCGACCGAGATGAACCGGGCGCTGGTCGAGGACGAGGCCTTCAACACCTGGGTCATCAACCGCACCCCCGCCCAGCGGTGGGGGAAGTTCGAGGAGCTCATCGGGACCCTCATCTACCTGGCCTCCGACGCATCGACGTTCGTGTCCGGCCAGAACATCTTCGTCGACGGCGGAATGACCTCTGTCGTCTGA
- a CDS encoding L-idonate 5-dehydrogenase translates to MRALVINGKLDLVETELPTPEPGPGQVRLRMAFGGVCGSDLHYYNEGANGEYVVREPLVPGHEVSGTVDADPSGDLAPGTPVTVHPATFGSPEPGIEDRRHLWPGGAYLGSASTWPHTQGGMSEFLLVDKDMVRPLPAGLSLRRAALAEPLAVALHGITVAGGVRGKRVLVSGSGPIGLLATAACIAEGAAEVTATDVLPGPLERARRLGAHSTVQIGTDELPALAFDVVLECSGVPAAVSAALLAARRAAVVVQVGMVPNEPRGINLAPLISKELQLRGAFRFDDEIDHAIELLLDTPGIEDVITHELPAGQALEAFAVAKDSEASGKVIISLWTGEQ, encoded by the coding sequence ATGAGAGCGCTCGTCATCAACGGAAAGCTCGATCTCGTCGAGACCGAGCTTCCGACGCCGGAGCCCGGTCCCGGGCAGGTCCGGCTCCGGATGGCCTTCGGTGGCGTCTGCGGGTCCGACCTCCACTACTACAACGAGGGCGCCAACGGAGAGTACGTCGTGCGCGAACCGCTCGTTCCGGGTCACGAGGTGTCCGGCACCGTGGACGCGGACCCTTCCGGTGACCTCGCTCCGGGTACCCCGGTGACCGTCCACCCGGCTACCTTCGGAAGCCCCGAGCCCGGCATCGAGGACCGCCGCCACCTGTGGCCCGGGGGCGCCTACCTCGGCAGCGCGTCCACCTGGCCGCACACCCAGGGTGGGATGAGCGAGTTCCTGCTCGTCGACAAGGACATGGTGCGCCCCCTCCCTGCCGGCCTGTCGCTGCGTCGGGCGGCTCTCGCCGAGCCGCTCGCCGTGGCACTGCACGGGATCACGGTCGCCGGAGGAGTCCGGGGCAAGCGGGTGCTCGTATCGGGATCGGGGCCGATCGGTCTCCTCGCCACGGCCGCCTGCATCGCGGAGGGCGCGGCCGAGGTCACCGCCACCGATGTGCTGCCCGGACCCCTGGAACGCGCCCGACGGCTCGGAGCCCACTCCACCGTCCAGATCGGCACCGACGAATTGCCGGCTCTGGCGTTCGACGTCGTGCTCGAGTGCTCCGGCGTTCCCGCAGCCGTCAGTGCTGCCCTGCTGGCCGCGCGCCGGGCGGCCGTCGTCGTCCAGGTGGGGATGGTCCCCAACGAACCTCGGGGCATCAATCTCGCCCCGCTGATCTCCAAGGAGCTCCAGCTCCGCGGAGCCTTCCGGTTCGACGACGAGATCGACCACGCCATCGAACTGCTCCTCGACACCCCGGGCATCGAGGACGTCATCACCCATGAGCTGCCGGCCGGCCAGGCGCTCGAGGCCTTCGCCGTCGCCAAGGACTCCGAAGCCTCCGGCAAGGTCATCATCTCCCTGTGGACCGGCGAGCAATGA